In the genome of Macrobrachium nipponense isolate FS-2020 chromosome 34, ASM1510439v2, whole genome shotgun sequence, one region contains:
- the LOC135208122 gene encoding uncharacterized protein LOC135208122 codes for MFALGTVNMIVKNLLALIPTGSLILLFTNGIRNLGSFIGNNAATLVLGGLLGRAHQCIEGQKALRIAQDAAATARMDADDDLFYATEMISFLKEDWMEAQEENLFLCDEINDVNFNEAVLIQTNEDLLDQLLEEKHNIEKRGKDCDSAEEENKHLKKKLAELQESLIQKEKKIENLNEHLAGKEKECQENREKVEELKRQAEDNDFYCGYLEEKIKAHEVERKRLNQAAAELEERLRVSQREPVSVLTRNRDLEKNHGHETQENRGLQKVHIMEARVQSLPKENTNEKHKNIALVEEAKAKGNMLYKLGRLEEACECFFRVMDMADDQADYRLRLGLCLLLLGRHSEALVQLEELDGQHDLVAAAKALQRMQCYGCPYYILGIAEKADLKEIDWAYRKRALQFDPDRCQGSQEQQRRKEIMQKVNYANDLLHDSEGRGEYNAVREFIKDLAAKVSSSFRDNEDEEETWKDNEEDEHQRKLGRKNRRNSP; via the coding sequence ATGTTTGCTCTTGGTACAGTTAATATGATTGTGAAAAACTTATTGGCTCTGATCCCTACCGGATCATTGATATTACTTTTTACTAACGGAATTCGAAACCTCGGATCATTTATTGGTAATAACGCAGCAACTCTTGTTCTGGGAGGACTTCTTGGCCGCGCACATCAGTGCATTGAAGGCCAGAAGGCTCTCCGGATTGCTCAAGATGCTGCTGCAACTGCCAGGATGGACGCCGACGACGACCTTTTCTACGCCACCGAAATGATCTCCTTCCTGAAGGAGGACTGGATGGAGGCTCAGGAGGAGAACCTTTTCCTTTGTGATGAGATCAACGACGTGAATTTCAACGAAGCAGTTCTAATACAAACGAATGAAGACTTACTCGACCAGCTACTGGAAGAAAAACATAACATTGAAAAGCGAGGTAAAGACTGTGACTCTGCTGAAGAGGAGAATAAACATCTGAAGAAGAAGCTCGCAGAGTTGCAGGAATCACTAATCCAGAAGGAAAAGAAGATAGAAAATCTCAACGAGCACCTCgcagggaaagagaaagaatgccaGGAGAATCGAGAAAAAGTCGAAGAACTAAAGAGACAAGCTGAAGACAACGATTTCTACTGTGGGTACCTGGAAGAGAAGATAAAGGCCCACGAAGTCGAAAGAAAGAGACTGAACCAGGCGGCCGCAGAACTCGAGGAGAGATTGCGAGTCTCACAGCGAGAACCTGTCTCTGTTCTCACAAGAAATCGTGATCTAGAGAAAAATCACGGTCATGAGACGCAGGAGAATCGAGGTCTTCAGAAGGTCCATATCATGGAAGCCAGAGTTCAGTCGCTTCCTAAGGAGAACACAAACGAAAAGCATAAGAATATTGCTTTGGTTGAAGAGGCCAAGGCAAAAGGAAACATGCTCTACAAGCTTGGACGCCTGGAAGAAGCTTGTGAATGTTTCTTCAGAGTAATGGATATGGCCGATGACCAAGCGGACTACAGGCTGAGACTGGGATTGTGTCTCTTGTTGCTTGGCAGACACAGTGAAGCTTTGGTCCAGCTTGAGGAATTAGATGGTCAACATGACTTGGTTGCAGCCGCCAAAGCCCTGCAAAGGATGCAATGTTACGGGTGCCCCTACTACATCCTAGGAATTGCAGAGAAGGCTGATTTGAAGGAAATAGACTGGGCCTACAGGAAGCGGGCACTACAGTTCGACCCTGATAGGTGCCAAGGGTCTCAAGAACAACAACGCAGAAAGGAAATCATGCAGAAGGTCAACTATGCCAATGATCTCCTGCATGAttctgaaggaagaggagaataCAACGCTGTCAGGGAGTTCATCAAGGACCTGGCAGCTAAAGTGTCAAGTTCCTTCAGAGACAACGAGGACGAAGAAGAAACCTGGAAGGACAATGAAGAGGACGAACACCAGAGGAAACTAGGAAGAAAAAACAGGAGAAACAGCCCCTGA